The following are encoded together in the Bradysia coprophila strain Holo2 unplaced genomic scaffold, BU_Bcop_v1 contig_94, whole genome shotgun sequence genome:
- the LOC119085474 gene encoding uncharacterized protein LOC119085474, protein MKVGTRTVLLIALHLTVAKNFDKCEFATELYRRHQVPVEDIYKHFCIASSLHLSTGYNSEHGMIGIYGIGNQWWCGQDAPGGGCNVKCSDLLDDDIADDVICANLILSQQGLRAWVKSEAPCKRRYAQTVDECLDTKPNVSDLPTTTTVSSTITAVTTIASKTADKLTAPTTTTASMAPTTTTTSMAPTITEPNRTVQQTNRPTTTVSSNTNRNSTNEGHKIADCHNSSPHQTLNPSSVQCSCTAQNILLSVIVMTLPCAIAAVMYRYRNLKRFVRSAHDKEYEEQLI, encoded by the coding sequence ATGAAAGTGGGTACGCGTACAGTTTTGCTTATCGCATTACACTTGACGgtcgcaaaaaattttgacaagtgcGAATTCGCTACCGAGCTCTACAGGAGGCATCAAGTTCCAGTGGAAGACATCTACAAGCATTTCTGCATCGCCAGCTCTCTGCATCTCTCTACGGGTTACAATAGTGAGCACGGCATGATAGGTATCTACGGAATTGGCAACCAATGGTGGTGTGGACAGGATGCGCCTGGTGGTGGTTGCAACGTAAAGTGTTCAGATTTGCTCGATGACGACATTGCCGACGACGTCATCTGtgccaatttaattttgtcgcAGCAGGGCCTTAGAGCATGGGTCAAAAGTGAAGCGCCATGCAAACGTAGATACGCACAAACGGTTGACGAATGCTTGGACACCAAGCCGAATGTGTCGGATTTGCCAACGACTACGACTGTTTCATCAACAATTACAGCTGTGACTACGATCGCATCTAAAACAGCCGATAAATTGACCGCACCGACAACAACCACAGCATCGATGGCACcaacaacaaccacaacaTCGATGGCACCGACAATAACCGAACCGAACCGAACCGTCCAACAGACCAACAGACCAACAACGACCGTATCATCAAATACAAATCGGAATTCCACGAATGAAGGTCATAAAATCGCCGATTGTCACAACAGCTCTCCACATCAAACGTTAAACCCGTCGTCGGTCCAATGTTCGTGTACAgcgcaaaatattttgctcTCCGTTATCGTTATGACATTGCCATGTGCCATTGCTGCCGTTATGTACAGATATCGTAACTTGAAGCGATTTGTGAGATCTGCGCACGATAAGGAATACGAGGAACAATTGATATAG